The sequence CGCCGCGGGTCCACGCGAAGGCGGCCGGCGCGTTCGGGCCGTAGTCGGTGAAGAAGGGCATGACGGGCTGGCGCACCACGACGGCGACGACCAGCTCGAAGGCGAGCGAGAGCCCGAGGATGATGCGGAACGCCCGGCCGAGGCCCTGCACGATCTCCGCCCATGACAGCAGCACGAGGAGCGTGAGCGCCGCGACCGACGTGGACAGCTGGATCAGCACGCCCAGCATCGACTCGAACCGGTACTGCGACCATGCGATCGAGATCACGCAGACGGCGGTGAACGCGAGGAGCGGGAGGGGCAGCACCCGGACCCGCGGGAGCGGGCGGGCGCGCACGAGGAGCACGATGCAGGTCACCAGCACCGCGAGGGCGATGGCCCCGAACCCCCACCAGCTGAGGCTGTCCCGCCACATGTCACCGGCGAAGGTGGTGACGAGGACGAAGGTCGCGAAGCTCCGGAGGGCTCGGCGGCTGGGGGTGGGCATGCCCATCAGGGTATCCGGCCCGGGCGCCCGGTCCCGCCGCCTGGGTGACGGAGGCTGCGCCGGCCCCCCGCGGCGGGGGCTCCGCGCCCCGGGCTGTCCGTCAGACGAACGCCGCGTGGCCCGTGATCGCGCGGCCCACGATGAGCGTGTTCATCTCCCGGGTGCCCTCGTAGGAGTAGATGGCCTCCGCGTCGGCGAAGAAGCGGGCGACGTCGTAGTCGAGCACGATGCCGTTGCCGCCGAAGGCCTCCCGGCACCAGGACACGGTCTCGCGCATGCGGCTCGTGGCGTACGCCTTGGCGAGCGCCGAGTGCTCGTCCGACTGCGTGCCCTCGTCCACCATCTCGGACGCGCGCGTGACGAGGCCGATGGACGCGGTGATGTTGCCGAGGCTGCGGACGAGGAGGTCCTGGATCAGCTGGTGCGCGCCGAGCGCCTTGCCGAACTGCTGGCGCTCGCCCGTGTACGCGACGGCGGCCTCGTACGCGCCGATCGAGATCCCGATGGCCGCCCAGGCGACCTCGGCGCGCGTGAGGCGGAGCACGGCGGCCGTGTCCGCGAAGGAGCGCGAGTTCTGGAGGCGGTTCCGCTCGGGCACGATCACGCCGTCGAGCTCGATGTCGGCGTTCTGCACGATGCGCAGCGCCTGCTTGTCCTCGATCCGGGTGGCGCGGAAGCCGGGGGAGTCGTTGGGGACGAGGAAGCCCTTGACCTGGCCGTCGTCCGCGTCCTTGGCCCAGATGACCGTGACGTCGCTGACGGTGCCGTTGCCGATCCAGCGCTTGGCGCCCGTGATGCTCCACTCGTCGCCGCGGCGGGTCGCGACCGTGCGGAGGCCGCGGGCGGAGTCGGATCCGGACAGCGGCTCCGTGAGGCCGAACGACCCGAGGATCTCGCCGGACGCGAAGCGCGGCAGCCACTCGGCGCGCTGCTCGGGGGATCCGGCGACCGCGACGCTGCCCATCACCAGGCCGCTCTGCATCCCGACGAGCGTCGCGATGCTCGCGTCGACGCGCCCGAGCTCCAGGGCGGCCCACCCGCGGAAGACGGCCGAGTTCTCGAACCGGCGGGTCTCCGGGAACGGCATGCCGAAGAAGCCGCGCTCGGCGAGGCCGCCGACCACGTGGCGGGGGAACTCGGCGCGCGCCCACCAGCCGTTCACGTGGGGGCGCACCTCCTGCTCGAGGTAGGCGCGCAGGTCGGCGAGGGACTCCTTCTCCCTGTCGCCGAGCCGTGACTCGTAGCCGTAGAAGTCGCCGATGAGGGGGGTGAGGGACACGATGCTCCATTGCGGTTCGTCGGCGCCCTCGGGGACGGACGCCTGCGGGCGAGCCTAGGTCGGCGTCCGGGCGGCCCCGCCATCGGTTGGTACTTTGGTCGCGTCCGGACAGGACGCGCGCCCCCGGGCGTTGTAGGTAGCCGCCAAGCCCGACAGGATCGCCCGTGTTCACTGCCCTCGCCAACACCCCCCGCGACTACGCCTGGGGGTCGACGACCGCCATCGCCGAGCTGCTCGGCCGGGAGCCGTCGGGAGGGCCGGAGGCCGAGCTGTGGTTCGGCGCGCACGGCGGGTCGCCGACCCGCGTGGTCGACCCGGCGACGGTCGGCGGCGCGCGGACGCTGGCCGAGTGGATCCAGCAGGACCCGGCGACCACGCTCGGCCCGCTCGCGGACGGCCTCCGCCCGGGCGACGGCCCCGGCCTCCCGTTCCTCCTCAAGGTGCTCGCGGCGGGCGGCCCGCTGTCGCTGCAGGCGCACCCCGACCTGCATCGCGCGCGCCTCGGCTTCCGCGACGAGGAGGACCGCGGGATCCCGATCGACGCCCCGCATCGCAACTACAAGGACCCGCTGCACAAGCCCGAGCTGGTCTACGCGCTGAGCGACGAGTTCCACGCGCTCTGCGGCTTCCGCCCGCTCGCGGAGGTGCGGCAGGTCTTCACGCTGCTGCTCACCCTCGACGCGTCCGGGCCCGACTCCGACCCGGCCGTGATCCGGTCCGTCCTCACGCGCCTCACGGGCTCCGAGGCGGACGTCCTGCGGGACGTCTTCGCCTTCCTCATGGGCGGCGGATCCGAGGTGCGCCGCCTCGTCGACCGCGTGACCCTGCTCGCGAGCCTCGCCTCCGACCGGCAGTGCCGCGAGTTCTCGACCGAGATGCGCACGGTGCGGGAGCTCGCCGACGCGTACCCGGGCGACCCCGGCATCGTCACCTCGCTGCTGCTCAACCGCGTGACGCTGCGCCGCGGCGAGGCGCTCTACCTGCCCGCGGGCAACATCCACGCGTACCTGCACGGCCTCGGGATCGAGCTGATGGCCGCGTCCGACAACGTGCTGCGCGGCGGCCTCACGCCGAAGCACGTGGACGTGCCCGAGCTCCTCGACGTGCTCGAGTTCCAGGCGCTGCCCGTGCCGTACCTCGAGCCCGAGCACGCCGCGCCGGGCGTCGAGCTCTACCGCCCGGACGTGCCGGACTTCCTGCTCGCGCGGATCGCCCCGGCCACGCGCGACGCGGTGGACGGCGACGCGGGCGCGAGCGTCGTGACGGTCGACGGGCCGGCGATCGTGCTGTGCACCTCGGGCGAGGTGACGCTCCGCGGCGAGGTCTCGTCGGTCGTCGTCGGCCGCGGCGACGCCGTGTTCGTCACGCCCGACGAGGGCCGGCTCGTCGTCACGGGGGAGGGCGAGGCGTTCCTCGCGACCACGCCGGCGCCCGACTCCGGCGACTCCGACGGGGACGACCGGGACGCCGCCGCCGCGTGATCGGCACCCTCCGCGCCGTCGATAGGGTGGCCGCATGACATGGTTGGTCACCGGCGGCGCCGGGTACATCGGTTCGCACATCGTCTCCGCGTTCGCGCGGGCGGGCATCGACACGGTCGTCCTCGACGACCTCTCGAGCGGCCACGAGGCGTTCGTCCCCGAGGGCGTGCCGTTCCACCGCGGATCCGTCCTCGACCGCGAGCTGCTGGCCCGCGTCCTCGGGTCGGGCGACATCACGGGCGTCGTCCACGTGGCCGGCTACAAGTACGCCGGCGTCTCCGTGCAGCGCCCCCTCCACACCTACGAGCAGAACGTGACCGCCACGGCCGTGCTCCTCGAGGAGATGGAGCGGGCCGGCGTCGACAGGATCGTGTTCTCGTCGTCCGCCGCCGTCTACGGCACCCCGGACGTCGACCTCGTGGACGAGCGGACGCCGCGCGCGCCCGAGTCCCCCTACGGCGAGTCCAAGCTCATCGGCGAGTGGCTGCTCCGCGACCAGGGCATCGCGACGGGACTGCGCCACGCCTCGCTCCGCTACTTCAACGTCGTGGGATCCGGCGAGGAGGGGTACTTCGACACGAGCCCCCACAACCTCTTCCCGCTGGTCTTCGACGCGCTGCTCGACGGCCGCACGCCGCGGATCAACGGCGGCGACTACCCGACGCCGGACGGCACGTGCGTGCGCGACTACATCCACGTCGTCGACCTGGCCGCGTCCCACGTCGCGGCCGCGCGGCGCCTCGACGCGGGCGAGCCCGTCGAGCCGGTCTACTGCCTCGGCAGCGGCGCGGGGGTCAGCGTCCGCGAGATCATGACGGCCATCGCGTCCGCCACGGGCATCGCGTTCGAGCCGGAGGTGCGCGACCGTCGCCCCGGCGACCCGGCCCGCATCGTCGCGTCCGGCGAGCTCGCCGCGCGGGACATCGACTGGGCCATGCGGCACACGCTGGACGACATGGTCCGGAGCGCGTGGGAGGCCCGCCAGGCCGGCAGCCGCGCCTAGCGCCGCGGGCGAGCGGCGGCGCGTCGCAACCCTCGAGGAGCGGCTGAGGGTTTACCCTCTGCGGCTTGACTCGACGGAGTTACACCGGTGTAATTATGACGATGAGCTGGGGCCGGCCGGGTGCCCCTTGCCGCGTGGGGAGATCGTGACATGGCACTACCTGAGTACCACTCCGGAGTCCCCGACGACTGGTTCGTCGACCCCGTCCGACTCGGGGTCCCGGGCGTCCGCAGCGTCGACGACGGCAACCCGCTCGCCTGGCAGGCCGACTCGCTCTGCGCGCAGACCGACCCCGAGGCGTTCTTCCCCGAGAAGGGCGGATCCACCCGCGACGCGAAGAAGATCTGCGCCTCGTGCGAGGTGCGCAGCGAGTGCCTCGAGTACGCGCTGGAGAACGACGAGCGCTTCGGCATCTGGGGCGGCCTCTCCGAGCGCGAGCGCCGCAAGCTCCGCAAGCGCGCGGTCTGACCCGCGCGCCGCGCCGGCCGAGGCGCGGGCCTTCCGGCGCGCCGCCCGGCTACGGCGGATCCCCATCACGCACCACGTAGGGTCTCCCCTGTCATGCAGCCACGAGTAACCGCGATCCTCGTCGCCCACGAGGGCGCGCAGTTCCTCGACCGGACCCTCCAGGCCCTCGCCGCGCAGACCCGGCGACCCGACCAGGTGGTCGCGGTCGACCTCGGATCCCGCGACGGATCCGCCGCCCTCCTCGCCGCGTCCGAGCCGACCCGCATGGTCCAGGCGCCCGCGCGGATGACCTTCGGGCAGGCCGTCGACCAGGCCGTGCGCGTCATCCCCGCGCCGGAGGGCGACCACGAGCTCCTCTGGCTGCTCTCGGCCGACAACGCCCCCGCGCCCGACGCCCTCGAGCGCCTGCTCGCCGCGATCGAGGCGTCGCCCAGCGTCGCGGTCGCCGGTCCGAAGCTCATGGAGTGGGAGCACCCCGGCTACATCCACGAGCTCGGGAGCACGCTGACCACGCTCGGTGCGGCCGTCCCCGTCGTCGACGTCGAGCTCGACCAGGCGCAGTACGACGAGATGAGCGACGTGCTCGGCGTGGCCGCGGGCGGCATGCTCGTGCGCCATCGCCTCTGGGACGAGCTCGGCGGCTTCGACGACGCGCTGCCCGTCATCGACGACGCCCTCGACCTCTGCGTCCGCGCCCGCCTCGCCGGCCACCGCGTCGTCGTCGTCCCGGCCGCGCGCGTCGCCTCCGCGGGGGACGCCGCGCCCGGCACGGCGTTCCTCGGCCGCCGCACCCCGCGGCACCGGCGCCGCCGCCTGCGCCGCCAGGCCCAGCTCCACCGCCGGCTCGCCTACGCGCCCCCGGCCGCCGTCCCGTTCCACTGGCTCTCGCTCGTCCCGCTCGCGATCCTGCGCGCCCTGCTGCAGCTGCTCCGCAAGCGGCCCACCGCCGCACCCGGCGAGATCGGCGCGGCCGTCCGCGTCGCCGTCGCGCCCGGCCGGATCCGCGCGAGCCGCCGCCGTCTGGCCGCCGCGCGCACGGCGCCGTGGTCGAGCATCGCGTCGCTCCGCCAGCCGCTCGCGGTCGGCCGCCGGCGGCGCTCGCTCGCCCGCGAGCAGTACCGCGTCGAGCACATGGGCGTCTCCGACGGCGTCGAGTTCCTCGCCACGGGCGGCGGCTGGACCGTGCTCGCGGCGCTCCTCGTGTCCGCGGTCATGTGGCTGCCGCGCCTCACCGGATCCGCGCTCACGGGCGGGCAGCTCCTGCCGCTCGGGCCGGGCGCGGGCGCGCTGTGGGCGCAGGTCGGCATCGGGGTGCGCGGGGACGGCGCCGGTCCCGTCGCGCCCTCCGACCCGTTCGCGTACGTGCTGGCCGTGCTGGGCAGCGTCACCGCGTGGGATCCGTCGCTGGCGGTCCTCGCCCTCTTCGTCGCCGCCCTGCCCCTCGCCGCCCTCGCCGCGTGGCTGTGCGCCGCCCAGCTGACCCGGAACGCCTGGCTCCGCGGGCTCGCCGCGCTCGCGTGGACCCTCGCTCCCACCTTCCTCGTGGCCCTCGGCGACGGGCGCCTGCCTGCCGTCCTCGCGCACCTGCTCCTGCCGTGGCTCGCGCTGGCGGTGCTGCGGGCCCCGCGCTCGTGGTCGGCCTCCGCCGTCGCGGGGATCCTCATGGCCGCCGTCGGGGCATCGGCCCCCTCGCTGGTGCCCGCCGTCCTCGTGCTCTGGCTCGTCGCCACGATCCGGGCCGGCCGCCGCGCGGGACGGCTCGTGACGATCCCCGTGCCGCTCCTCGCGCTGGTCGCGCCGCTCATCGCGTACCGCGTCATGCAGGGCCAGCCGCTCTCCCTGCTCGCCGACCCCGCCGTCCCCGCGGGCTTCACCCCCGCCGCCGTGCCGGGCCTCGCGCTCGGCTTCCCGACCTCGGGCCTCGGCGGCTGGACCGCCGTCGTCGACGGCCTCGGGCTGGGGCTGCCCGGGTGGGTGCCGCTGGTCGTCGTCGCCGTGCTGGTCGCGCCGCTCGTGCTCGGCGCCGTGGTCGCGCTCTTCCTGCGGGGGTCGCACCGCGCCGCGCTCGCGCTCGGCGTGACGGTGCTCGGCTTCGCGACCGCCGTGCTGGCCGCCCGCACCGCCGTGCAGTCGACGGGGGCCGACGTGGTGGCCGTGTGGCCCGGATCCGGCCTCAGCCTGCTCTGGCTCGGGCTCGCGGGGGCCCTCGTGCTGGGCTTCGCGACGCTCGGCCGCCGCTCGGTGGCGCCCGGCCTCGTGGCCGCGACCGCCCTCGTGGTCCTCGCGCTCCCGCTCGTCTCGGCGTCCGTCGCCGGATCCACGGCCGTGCGCGCCGCCGAGGAGAGCGCCCTGCCCGGCCTCGTCGTCGCGGAGGCGGCCACGGATCCCGCGGTCGGCACGCTCGTGCTCCGCGCGGGGGACGACGGGTCGCTCGCCGCCGACGTCGAGCGGGGCGCGGGCCGCACGCTGGAGCGGGTCTCCACGGTCGACACCGCCATCGGACCGCTCACCGACACGCAGACGCGGGTCGCCGAGCTCGCCGGCAACATCTCCTCCCGCTCCGGCCTCGACGCCACCGACGACCTCCGGGGCCTCGGCGTCAGCTACGTCCTCCTGGCGCCTCCCGCCGGTGCCGCCGACGCTGCCCTGCACGACCGCGCCCGGTCCGCCCTCGACGACGACCCGGTCTTCACGGCCGTCGGCCAGACCGAGGCCGGGCTGCTCTGGCGCTTCGTGGGCAGCGAGGACCTCCAGGCGCAGGTGGCGGGGCCCGGGAACCTGGACGACCCGGGCCGCGTCGGCGTGCTCGCGGCGCAGGCGCTCGTCTTCGCGCTCACGCTGCTGCTCGCGATCCCGACCGGCGGCCTCGCCGCGCGGAGCCGCCCGCTGCCCGCCTACCGCGAGGCCGTCGTCGGCCCGGACGCGCGGCCCGCGGACGCGGACGAGCCGCGGCCCGAGCACGACGACCGCGGCACGCCCGCCTACCCCGACGAGCCCACCGGGGGCTCCGTGGAGGAGGCCGCGTTCGGCGACATCCCGCAGGCGGGGGAGCGGCGCGCCGGGGACGGCGACGCCCCCGTCGCGGACGGGCCCGACGCCGACGCCGGCACCCACGACGACGACCGCAGGAGGACAGATGGCCAGGCGTGACGCCGTGCGCATCGCGACGCGCGTGACCACCGGGATCGTCGGCGTCGCCGTGCTCGGGGTCGTCGTGACCGGCGCGCTCCTCCTCCCTCCCGCCTCCGACGCGGGCACCGCCCCCTCGGTGCTCGTGACCCCCGTCGCGACCGACCAGCAGCGCGTCTGCCCCGGCTCGGTCCTCCGGCCGCCCGAGGCGGAAGCGACGTCCACCACGGCCGCCGTCGCCTCCGGCAGCGCGGCCACGACGAGCGGATCCGCGACCAGCGGCTCCGCGGGCGGCGGCCCCGGCGTCCGCACCTCGCGGATCCAGGCGCCCGACGTCCAGGGCGGGGCGTCGACCGAGCCCTCGGTGCTCGCCGTCGCGGGCGACGTCGACGGCGCCCCGACCGACCTCGCGGGCGCCTCCTCCGAGGTCGCCACCGCGTCCGACCTCGCGGGCCTCGCGGCGGCTTCGTGCGCCGAGGCCACCGCCGACTCGTGGCTGGTCGGCGGCGCCACCACGACGGGCCGCACCACCTTCGTCGTGCTCGACAACCCGTCCGGCGTCTCCTCGACCGTCGACCTCGCCATCTCGGGCGAGGAGGGGGCCGTGAGCGCGCCCGGGGCGAGCGGCATCACCGTGCCGGCCGGCACCCGCCGCGTGCTCAGCCTCGCGGGCCTCGCGCCGGACCTCGCGTCACCGGCCGTGCACGTCCGGAGCCGCGGCGGCCAGGTCGTCGCGCGCCTCGAGCAGAGCACCGTGCGCGGGCTCCTCGCGGGCGGGGTCGACTGGATCGGCCCGGCCGCCGCGCCCGCCACCGCGCTCGCCATGACGGGCCTCCGCATCGACTCGCAGTCCGCGCCCGCCGCCCCGGCCGCGCCCGCCGAGGGCGAGGGCGAGGGCGCCCCGGCCGAGGACGGCGGCTCGGCGCCCGGAGCGGGATCCGACCCCGGCACCGACCCCGACCGCGAGACGGCCGTGCGGATCCTCGTCCCCGGCTCCGAGGACGCCGACGTGAGCGTCAGCGTCGCCCCCGAGGAGGGCACCGACGGCACCGGCACGACCTTCACGGTGCAGGCCGACGCCGGCCGCACCACCGACCTGCCCGTCGCCGACCTCCCCGACGGCCGCTACTCCGTCACCGTCCAGAGCTCGGTGCCCGTCACGGCCGCCGTGCGCAGCGTGTCCGGCGCGGCCGAGGGCGGGGCGACCGACTTCGCCTGGCTGCCGTCCGCGGAGCCGCTCACGCGCGACGCGCTCGTCTCCGTGCCCGCCGGTCCGGCGCCCCTGCTGCACATCCGGAACGCGGGGGACGCCGCCGCCTCGGTGACCGCGCGGCCCACCGACGGGTCCGAGCCGGTCGTGCTCGACGTGCCCGCCGGATCCGCCGCCTCGGTCGCCGTGACCGCGGGGCGCACCTACCTGCTCGAGGGCGCGACCGGCCTCACGGCGACCGTGACCCTGGCCGAGCCCGGCCGGTCGGCGGCGCTGCCCGTCGTGCCGGTGCTGCCGGCCGCGGACCCGCTGCGCGTCCACCCCTGACCCCGGCCCGCCGACGTCGCCTCTCGCGCGCTCGGACACCTGACGGGCGCGAGGGATCCGCGGCTAGTGCGGGTCGTACCTGTCGGGCGCCAGGTCCCACGGGTCCTTGTCGAGCAGCTCGGCGACCGCGCGGAAGACGCAGCCCTCCACGAGCGCCCGCTGGTGGTGCTCGTCGTCCTCGTGCAGGTGCGCGAGGCGCTCGATGGGGAGGCGGTAGAAGATGACGCGGCGCTCGTCGGGGAGCACCGTCCACCGGTCGATGCCGTCCCGCTCGCTGTTCTCCGCGGGCAGGGCGGCGACCTCGAACGACACGCGCGCGAGCTCGTCGGGCCAGAGGCCGCGCAGGTACTCGGCCGTGGACGCGACGATCTCGTCGAAGAGGTCGGCGCGCGTGCGGAGGACGGGCAGCTCCGGCCCGGTGACGGGGGAGCGCAGGCCGCGACCGTGCCGATCCCGCCACGAGCCGCGGATGGAGACGTGGCCTCCCCGGCGGCGCGATCGTGGCATGGCCCCATCGTACGGCCCTCGGCGTCGGCGGTAGTGTGGGCGCGACATGACGAACAGGCCCTGCTCCCGCGTCGGCTGCACCGGCGGCGCCACGACCACCCTCACCTACGTCTACGCGGACTCCATGGCCGTCCTCGGTCCCCTCAGCCACGACTCCGAGCCCCACAGCTACGACCTGTGCGACCGGCACGCGGCCCGTCTCTCGGCCCCGCAGGGCTGGCAGATCGTCCGGCACGGCGTGCTCGGTGAGGTAGGTTTCGGAGCATGACGACGACTGCCGCCGAGACGCTGACCGCCATCGTGAAGACCTACGACGTGCGAGGTCTCGTCGGCAGCCAGCTGACCGAGGAGCTCGTCACGGCCCTCGGCGCGGGCTTCGTCGACGAGCTCGGCGCCGCCGGCCGCGAGATCGTCGTCGGCCACGACATGCGCGACTCCTCGCCGTCGTTCGCGCAGGCGTTCGCCCGCGGTGCCACCGCACGCGGCGGGGACGTCCTCCTCATCGGCCTGTGCTCGACCGACGAGACGTACTTCGCCTCCGGATCCCTCGACGCCCCCGCGGTCATGTTCACCGCGAGCCACAACCCGGCCACCTACAACGGCCTCAAGTTCTCCCGCGCGGGCGCCCAGGGCATCAGCCTCGACACGGGCCTCGCCGCCATCCGCGACCGCGCGATCGGCTTCCTCACGGACGGCATCGCGCCCGTTGAGCCCGCGGGCGAGGTGCGCGAGCGCGACGTCCTCGCCGACTACGCCGGCTACCTCCGCCAGCTCGTCGACCTCTCCGGCATCCGCCCGCTGCGCGTCGTCGTGGACGCGGGCAACGGCATGGGCGGCATGACCGTCCCTGCCGTGCTCGGCACCGCGGCCGGCCTCCCCGAGCTGCCCATCGAGGTCATCCCGCTCTACTTCGAGCTCGACGGCACGTTCCCGAACCACGAGGCGAACCCGCTCGAGCCCGCCAACCTGGTCGACCTGCAGAAGGCCGTCGTCGAGCACGGCGCCGACCTCGGCCTCGCGTTCGACGGCGACGCCGACCGCTGCTTCGTGGTGGACGAGAAGGGCCAGGCGGTCACGCCCAGCGCCGTCGCCGCCATCGTCGCGCTCCGCGAGATCTCCCGCGTGAGGGCGCAGGCGCCGCAGGGCGAGGTGACCGTGCTGCACAACCTCATCACCTCGCGCATCGTGCCCGAGACGATCGAGGCGGCGGGCGCCACGGCCGTCCGCACGCGCGTCGGCCACTCGCTCATCAAGGACCAGATGGCCGCCACGGGCGCCGTATTCGGCGGCGAGCACTCCGCCCACTACTACTTCCGCGACTTCTGGGGCGCCGACAACGGCATGCTCGCCGCGATGCACCTGCTCGCCGAGTTCGGCCAGACCGACGGCCTCATGTCCGACCTCTCCGCGCGCTACACGCCGTACGCGCTGTCGGGCGAGATCAACAGCACGGTCGACGACGTGCCCGCCGCGTACGAGCGCATCGTCGAGGCCTTCCGCGGCCGCGGCGAGTTCGACGAGTTCGACGGCCTCACGGTCGACGGCCCGGTCGACGCCGACGGCGCGTTCTGGTGGTTCAGCGTCCGCCCCTCGAACACCGAGCCGCTGCTGCGCCTCAACGTCGAGGCGTCCACCGAGGAGCGCATGGCCGCCCTCCGCGACGAGCTCCTGGGGCTGATCCGCGGAGCCTGACCCCGTCGCCCGCCCGGCCCCGACGCCGCGTCCCTCCTCGAGGGGCGCGGCGTCGTCGTGCGCGGGGCGCACGCGCGGGACGGATACCCCCAGGGGGTTCCCTTGTGTACCCCCTGGGGGTATCGTGGATCCCGAGGGAAGGGGCCGCGATGGTCGGGTACAGCGAGGGCAAGGACGACATCCTCAAGCGGCTGCGGCGCGCGGAGGGCCAGGTGCGCGGGATCGAGCGCATGGTCGAGTCCGACACGTACTGCATCGACGTGCTCACGCAGGTCTCCGCCGTCACGCGCGCCATGGAGACCGTCGCCCTCAAGCTGCTCGACGACCACCTCGCCCACTGCCTCGCGGAGGCGGCCCGCGAGGGCGGACAGGTCGCGGACGACAAGGTGCGCGAGGCCTCCGCGGCCATCGCGCGGCTCGTCCGGTCCTGATCCGCGCGACCCGCGCCCCCGCACCCACCGACAAGGAGACCCCA is a genomic window of Clavibacter capsici containing:
- a CDS encoding acyl-CoA dehydrogenase family protein; the protein is MSLTPLIGDFYGYESRLGDREKESLADLRAYLEQEVRPHVNGWWARAEFPRHVVGGLAERGFFGMPFPETRRFENSAVFRGWAALELGRVDASIATLVGMQSGLVMGSVAVAGSPEQRAEWLPRFASGEILGSFGLTEPLSGSDSARGLRTVATRRGDEWSITGAKRWIGNGTVSDVTVIWAKDADDGQVKGFLVPNDSPGFRATRIEDKQALRIVQNADIELDGVIVPERNRLQNSRSFADTAAVLRLTRAEVAWAAIGISIGAYEAAVAYTGERQQFGKALGAHQLIQDLLVRSLGNITASIGLVTRASEMVDEGTQSDEHSALAKAYATSRMRETVSWCREAFGGNGIVLDYDVARFFADAEAIYSYEGTREMNTLIVGRAITGHAAFV
- the manA gene encoding mannose-6-phosphate isomerase, class I — protein: MFTALANTPRDYAWGSTTAIAELLGREPSGGPEAELWFGAHGGSPTRVVDPATVGGARTLAEWIQQDPATTLGPLADGLRPGDGPGLPFLLKVLAAGGPLSLQAHPDLHRARLGFRDEEDRGIPIDAPHRNYKDPLHKPELVYALSDEFHALCGFRPLAEVRQVFTLLLTLDASGPDSDPAVIRSVLTRLTGSEADVLRDVFAFLMGGGSEVRRLVDRVTLLASLASDRQCREFSTEMRTVRELADAYPGDPGIVTSLLLNRVTLRRGEALYLPAGNIHAYLHGLGIELMAASDNVLRGGLTPKHVDVPELLDVLEFQALPVPYLEPEHAAPGVELYRPDVPDFLLARIAPATRDAVDGDAGASVVTVDGPAIVLCTSGEVTLRGEVSSVVVGRGDAVFVTPDEGRLVVTGEGEAFLATTPAPDSGDSDGDDRDAAAA
- the galE gene encoding UDP-glucose 4-epimerase GalE, with amino-acid sequence MTWLVTGGAGYIGSHIVSAFARAGIDTVVLDDLSSGHEAFVPEGVPFHRGSVLDRELLARVLGSGDITGVVHVAGYKYAGVSVQRPLHTYEQNVTATAVLLEEMERAGVDRIVFSSSAAVYGTPDVDLVDERTPRAPESPYGESKLIGEWLLRDQGIATGLRHASLRYFNVVGSGEEGYFDTSPHNLFPLVFDALLDGRTPRINGGDYPTPDGTCVRDYIHVVDLAASHVAAARRLDAGEPVEPVYCLGSGAGVSVREIMTAIASATGIAFEPEVRDRRPGDPARIVASGELAARDIDWAMRHTLDDMVRSAWEARQAGSRA
- a CDS encoding WhiB family transcriptional regulator, which codes for MALPEYHSGVPDDWFVDPVRLGVPGVRSVDDGNPLAWQADSLCAQTDPEAFFPEKGGSTRDAKKICASCEVRSECLEYALENDERFGIWGGLSERERRKLRKRAV
- a CDS encoding glycosyltransferase family 2 protein, producing the protein MQPRVTAILVAHEGAQFLDRTLQALAAQTRRPDQVVAVDLGSRDGSAALLAASEPTRMVQAPARMTFGQAVDQAVRVIPAPEGDHELLWLLSADNAPAPDALERLLAAIEASPSVAVAGPKLMEWEHPGYIHELGSTLTTLGAAVPVVDVELDQAQYDEMSDVLGVAAGGMLVRHRLWDELGGFDDALPVIDDALDLCVRARLAGHRVVVVPAARVASAGDAAPGTAFLGRRTPRHRRRRLRRQAQLHRRLAYAPPAAVPFHWLSLVPLAILRALLQLLRKRPTAAPGEIGAAVRVAVAPGRIRASRRRLAAARTAPWSSIASLRQPLAVGRRRRSLAREQYRVEHMGVSDGVEFLATGGGWTVLAALLVSAVMWLPRLTGSALTGGQLLPLGPGAGALWAQVGIGVRGDGAGPVAPSDPFAYVLAVLGSVTAWDPSLAVLALFVAALPLAALAAWLCAAQLTRNAWLRGLAALAWTLAPTFLVALGDGRLPAVLAHLLLPWLALAVLRAPRSWSASAVAGILMAAVGASAPSLVPAVLVLWLVATIRAGRRAGRLVTIPVPLLALVAPLIAYRVMQGQPLSLLADPAVPAGFTPAAVPGLALGFPTSGLGGWTAVVDGLGLGLPGWVPLVVVAVLVAPLVLGAVVALFLRGSHRAALALGVTVLGFATAVLAARTAVQSTGADVVAVWPGSGLSLLWLGLAGALVLGFATLGRRSVAPGLVAATALVVLALPLVSASVAGSTAVRAAEESALPGLVVAEAATDPAVGTLVLRAGDDGSLAADVERGAGRTLERVSTVDTAIGPLTDTQTRVAELAGNISSRSGLDATDDLRGLGVSYVLLAPPAGAADAALHDRARSALDDDPVFTAVGQTEAGLLWRFVGSEDLQAQVAGPGNLDDPGRVGVLAAQALVFALTLLLAIPTGGLAARSRPLPAYREAVVGPDARPADADEPRPEHDDRGTPAYPDEPTGGSVEEAAFGDIPQAGERRAGDGDAPVADGPDADAGTHDDDRRRTDGQA
- a CDS encoding DUF5719 family protein, with product MARRDAVRIATRVTTGIVGVAVLGVVVTGALLLPPASDAGTAPSVLVTPVATDQQRVCPGSVLRPPEAEATSTTAAVASGSAATTSGSATSGSAGGGPGVRTSRIQAPDVQGGASTEPSVLAVAGDVDGAPTDLAGASSEVATASDLAGLAAASCAEATADSWLVGGATTTGRTTFVVLDNPSGVSSTVDLAISGEEGAVSAPGASGITVPAGTRRVLSLAGLAPDLASPAVHVRSRGGQVVARLEQSTVRGLLAGGVDWIGPAAAPATALAMTGLRIDSQSAPAAPAAPAEGEGEGAPAEDGGSAPGAGSDPGTDPDRETAVRILVPGSEDADVSVSVAPEEGTDGTGTTFTVQADAGRTTDLPVADLPDGRYSVTVQSSVPVTAAVRSVSGAAEGGATDFAWLPSAEPLTRDALVSVPAGPAPLLHIRNAGDAAASVTARPTDGSEPVVLDVPAGSAASVAVTAGRTYLLEGATGLTATVTLAEPGRSAALPVVPVLPAADPLRVHP
- a CDS encoding metallopeptidase family protein codes for the protein MPRSRRRGGHVSIRGSWRDRHGRGLRSPVTGPELPVLRTRADLFDEIVASTAEYLRGLWPDELARVSFEVAALPAENSERDGIDRWTVLPDERRVIFYRLPIERLAHLHEDDEHHQRALVEGCVFRAVAELLDKDPWDLAPDRYDPH
- a CDS encoding DUF3499 family protein, with the protein product MTNRPCSRVGCTGGATTTLTYVYADSMAVLGPLSHDSEPHSYDLCDRHAARLSAPQGWQIVRHGVLGEVGFGA